One Pseudomonas fluorescens genomic region harbors:
- the murB gene encoding UDP-N-acetylmuramate dehydrogenase yields the protein MSLQVQPQVSLKPFNSFGVDVRAQLFAEAHSDNDVREALAYAAAHDTPLLVIGGGSNLLLTADIHALVLRMASRGIRVLSDDGSRVVIEAEAGEPWHPFVQHTLAHGFSGLENLSLIPGTVGAAPMQNIGAYGVEIKDVFAGLTALDRESGELRDFTLEDCNFGYRDSLFKQQPGRWLILRVRFQLDRAAHLHLEYGPVRQRLSEQGIEQPTPTDVSRAICSIRSEKLPDPAVLGNAGSFFKNPLVSAAVVTRIKTQHPDLVAYAQPDGQMKLAAGWLIERAGWKGFRDGDAGVHKLQALVLVNYGTATGLQLLDLAQRIQQDIAERFHVELEMEPNRY from the coding sequence ATGAGTTTGCAGGTGCAACCGCAGGTTTCCCTGAAACCGTTCAACAGTTTTGGCGTGGATGTCCGCGCGCAATTGTTCGCTGAAGCCCACAGCGACAACGATGTCCGCGAAGCGCTGGCATATGCTGCGGCGCATGACACGCCTTTGCTGGTGATCGGCGGCGGCAGCAATTTGCTGCTGACCGCTGATATTCATGCGCTGGTGTTGCGTATGGCCAGCCGCGGCATTCGCGTTCTCAGCGATGATGGCAGTCGCGTGGTAATTGAGGCCGAGGCGGGCGAGCCATGGCATCCGTTCGTGCAGCACACATTGGCGCACGGTTTTTCCGGCCTGGAAAACCTCAGTCTGATCCCGGGTACGGTCGGCGCTGCGCCGATGCAGAACATCGGCGCTTACGGCGTCGAGATCAAGGACGTGTTCGCCGGGCTCACGGCGCTGGATCGTGAGAGCGGCGAGCTGCGCGATTTCACGCTGGAAGATTGCAACTTCGGCTACCGCGACAGCCTGTTCAAGCAGCAACCGGGACGCTGGCTGATTCTGCGGGTGCGCTTCCAGCTCGACCGGGCTGCCCACCTGCATCTCGAATACGGCCCGGTGCGTCAGCGCCTGAGCGAGCAGGGCATCGAGCAGCCGACGCCGACGGATGTCAGTCGCGCCATTTGCAGCATCCGCAGCGAGAAACTGCCGGATCCGGCGGTGCTCGGCAATGCCGGCAGCTTCTTCAAGAATCCGCTGGTGTCCGCCGCCGTGGTCACCCGGATCAAAACGCAGCACCCGGATCTGGTGGCCTACGCGCAGCCGGACGGGCAGATGAAACTGGCCGCTGGCTGGCTGATCGAGCGCGCTGGCTGGAAGGGCTTTCGTGACGGCGACGCGGGTGTGCACAAATTGCAGGCACTGGTGCTGGTCAATTACGGCACTGCCACCGGCCTGCAATTGCTTGATCTGGCGCAACGCATTCAGCAAGACATTGCCGAGCGCTTTCATGTTGAGCTGGAGATGGAGCCCAATCGGTATTGA
- a CDS encoding low molecular weight protein-tyrosine-phosphatase gives MRVLFVCLGNICRSPTAEGVLRHKLREAGLADVVEVASAGTGDWHVGNPPDRRSQAAAKVRGYDLSAQRAQQVSRADFASYDLILAMDSSNLRNLKALQPSAGKAELDLFLRRYAGLVDEVPDPYYDGDKGFEQVLDLIETACDQLLIEVKGRL, from the coding sequence ATGCGCGTTCTGTTTGTGTGCTTGGGCAACATCTGCCGTTCGCCCACGGCCGAAGGCGTGCTGCGTCACAAATTGCGCGAAGCCGGGCTGGCGGATGTGGTCGAAGTGGCCTCTGCCGGCACCGGTGACTGGCACGTCGGCAATCCGCCGGACAGACGCAGCCAGGCCGCCGCGAAAGTGCGCGGCTATGATTTGTCGGCCCAGCGCGCGCAACAGGTCAGCCGCGCCGATTTCGCCAGCTACGACCTGATCCTCGCCATGGACAGCAGCAACCTGCGCAACCTCAAGGCCCTGCAACCGTCCGCCGGCAAGGCTGAGCTGGATCTGTTCCTGCGTCGCTATGCCGGGCTGGTCGATGAAGTGCCGGACCCGTATTACGACGGTGACAAGGGCTTTGAACAAGTGCTGGATCTGATCGAAACGGCCTGCGACCAACTGTTGATCGAAGTGAAGGGCCGGTTATGA
- the rne gene encoding ribonuclease E → MKRMLINATQPEELRVALVDGQRLYDLDIESGAREQKKANIYKGRITRIEPSLEAAFVDFGSERHGFLPLKEISREYFKKAPEGRVNIKDVLSEGQEVIVQVEKEERGNKGAALTTFISLAGRYLVLMPNNPRAGGISRRIEGEERNELREALNGLVAPADMGLIVRTAGLGRSSEEMQWDLDYLLQLWTAIKEASLDRSAPFLIYQESNVIIRAIRDYLRQDIGEVLIDSVEAQDEALTFIRQVMPQYASKIKLYEDSVPLFNRFQIESQIETAFQRVVELPSGGSIVIDPTEALVSIDINSARATKGSDIEETALQTNLEAAEEIARQLRLRDIGGLIVIDFIDMTPAKNQRAVEEKVRECLEADRARVQIGRISRFGLLEMSRQRLRPSLGESSGIVCPRCNGTGIIRDVESLSLAILRLIEEEALKDRTAEVRAQVPIPVAAFLLNEKRNSITKIELRTRARIVILPNDHLETPHFEVQRLRDDSPEAATNQSSYEIAAAAAEVEEVQPAAATRTLVRQEAAVKTAPARANAPVPTEAAAPVAAAPAPVAAPEPSLFKGLVKSLVSLFATKEEPAAPVVVEKPATERPARNEERRNGRQQSRNRNGRRDEERKPREERAPREERAPREPREERAPREAREPREARTETPVAREERAPRAPREERAPRAPREDRKPRGEREERVRELREPLDAAPAAAAVAVTAEERPARQPREERAPRPPREERQPRTEQATAAVAEEEVNSVNEEQLPEDGSDNAEGDRPRRRSRGQRRRSNRRERQRDANGNVIEGSDESESGENAAEPSTADLAAGLAVTAAVAGSVISAPAEAQAHEQAERSTAAVQDTAAVEAPAVEATTPVEAIAAPEVEVAPVRETQRHAEVAAEPTFAAQEPAVVAEPVVETVAETVTETVREVREVREVREEQTAFNWVTEPAVTEAPAPVAEAEVPQAMVSEPVVAAAEPAQAPVAETPVIETPVVEAPAVTEAPAPVVEAPAPVSALTPSGRAPNDPREVRRRKREEERLQKEAELAAAAAPAAEPVVAAEVVEAAPAAVAEEASVEAVIAEAPRSVQDAVEQREEAEEKEHEPKPLV, encoded by the coding sequence ATGAAAAGAATGCTGATTAACGCAACTCAACCCGAAGAGTTGCGTGTTGCACTGGTAGATGGCCAACGCCTCTACGACCTGGACATCGAATCCGGTGCACGCGAGCAGAAGAAGGCCAATATCTATAAAGGCCGCATCACTCGCATCGAACCAAGCCTTGAGGCTGCCTTTGTCGATTTCGGCTCCGAGCGCCACGGCTTCCTGCCCCTCAAAGAAATCTCCCGCGAATACTTCAAGAAAGCCCCTGAAGGCCGCGTCAACATCAAGGACGTCCTGAGCGAAGGCCAGGAAGTCATCGTTCAGGTCGAAAAAGAAGAACGTGGCAACAAGGGCGCCGCCCTGACCACTTTCATCAGCCTGGCCGGTCGTTACCTGGTACTGATGCCGAACAACCCGCGTGCCGGCGGTATCTCCCGTCGCATCGAAGGCGAAGAGCGCAACGAACTGCGTGAAGCGCTGAACGGTCTGGTCGCTCCTGCCGACATGGGTCTGATCGTGCGCACTGCCGGCCTTGGCCGCAGCAGCGAAGAAATGCAGTGGGACCTCGACTACCTGCTGCAACTGTGGACCGCCATCAAAGAAGCCTCGCTGGATCGCTCCGCGCCATTCCTGATCTACCAGGAAAGCAACGTGATCATCCGCGCCATCCGCGATTACCTGCGCCAGGACATCGGCGAAGTGCTGATCGACAGCGTTGAAGCCCAGGACGAAGCCCTGACCTTCATCCGCCAGGTAATGCCGCAGTACGCCAGCAAGATCAAGCTGTACGAAGACAGCGTGCCGCTGTTCAACCGTTTCCAGATCGAAAGCCAGATCGAGACCGCTTTCCAGCGCGTCGTCGAACTGCCGTCCGGCGGCTCCATCGTCATCGATCCGACCGAAGCCCTGGTGTCCATCGACATCAACTCGGCGCGCGCCACCAAAGGCAGCGACATCGAAGAAACCGCCCTGCAGACCAACCTTGAAGCCGCCGAAGAAATCGCCCGTCAGTTGCGCCTGCGCGACATCGGCGGCCTGATCGTCATCGACTTCATCGACATGACCCCGGCCAAGAACCAGCGCGCCGTGGAAGAGAAAGTCCGCGAGTGCCTGGAAGCTGACCGTGCCCGCGTGCAGATCGGTCGCATCTCGCGTTTCGGCCTGCTGGAAATGTCCCGTCAGCGCCTGCGTCCGTCGCTGGGCGAAAGCAGCGGCATCGTCTGCCCGCGCTGCAACGGCACCGGCATCATCCGTGATGTTGAATCGCTGTCGCTGGCGATCCTGCGCCTGATCGAAGAAGAAGCCCTGAAAGACCGCACCGCCGAAGTCCGCGCGCAAGTGCCGATCCCGGTGGCCGCGTTCCTGCTCAACGAAAAACGCAACTCGATCACCAAGATCGAACTGCGCACCCGTGCCCGTATCGTCATTTTGCCGAACGACCACCTCGAAACGCCGCACTTCGAAGTTCAGCGCCTGCGTGACGACAGCCCGGAAGCCGCGACCAACCAGTCCAGCTACGAAATCGCTGCTGCCGCTGCCGAAGTCGAAGAAGTCCAGCCTGCCGCTGCGACCCGTACCCTGGTTCGCCAGGAAGCCGCGGTCAAGACTGCACCGGCCCGCGCCAATGCTCCGGTTCCGACCGAAGCCGCCGCACCCGTCGCCGCTGCACCGGCTCCAGTTGCCGCGCCAGAACCAAGCCTGTTCAAAGGTCTGGTGAAGTCGCTGGTCAGCCTGTTTGCTACCAAAGAAGAGCCAGCCGCTCCGGTTGTGGTTGAAAAACCAGCCACCGAGCGTCCGGCCCGTAACGAAGAGCGTCGCAACGGTCGCCAGCAGAGCCGCAACCGTAACGGTCGCCGCGATGAAGAGCGCAAGCCGCGGGAAGAACGTGCCCCACGTGAAGAGCGTGCACCGCGCGAACCGCGTGAAGAGCGCGCACCTCGTGAAGCCCGTGAGCCGCGTGAAGCACGCACCGAAACGCCGGTGGCCCGCGAAGAACGCGCCCCTCGCGCTCCGCGTGAAGAACGTGCCCCACGTGCTCCGCGCGAAGATCGCAAGCCACGTGGCGAGCGTGAGGAGCGTGTACGCGAACTGCGCGAGCCGCTGGACGCCGCTCCAGCTGCCGCAGCCGTCGCTGTCACCGCTGAAGAGCGTCCAGCCCGTCAGCCACGTGAAGAGCGCGCACCGCGTCCGCCGCGTGAAGAACGTCAACCGCGTACCGAGCAGGCCACTGCTGCCGTCGCGGAAGAAGAAGTGAACAGTGTCAACGAAGAGCAACTGCCGGAAGACGGTTCGGACAACGCCGAAGGCGATCGCCCGCGTCGTCGCTCCCGCGGCCAGCGTCGTCGCAGCAACCGTCGTGAGCGTCAGCGTGATGCCAACGGCAACGTGATCGAAGGTTCGGACGAATCCGAATCCGGCGAAAACGCGGCCGAGCCAAGCACGGCTGATCTGGCCGCGGGTCTGGCAGTGACTGCCGCCGTTGCCGGCAGCGTGATCAGTGCTCCGGCCGAAGCTCAAGCCCACGAGCAAGCTGAACGGTCCACCGCCGCAGTTCAGGACACCGCTGCTGTAGAAGCGCCGGCTGTTGAAGCGACCACTCCGGTGGAAGCGATTGCCGCGCCGGAAGTCGAAGTTGCACCGGTTCGCGAAACTCAGCGTCACGCTGAAGTCGCTGCCGAACCGACCTTCGCTGCGCAGGAGCCAGCTGTGGTGGCCGAGCCGGTTGTTGAAACCGTCGCCGAGACCGTAACCGAGACCGTGCGTGAAGTTCGTGAAGTTCGTGAAGTTCGTGAAGAACAGACCGCGTTCAACTGGGTTACCGAACCAGCCGTGACCGAAGCCCCTGCCCCGGTGGCAGAAGCTGAAGTCCCGCAGGCCATGGTTTCCGAACCAGTGGTTGCTGCTGCCGAACCGGCTCAAGCGCCAGTCGCTGAAACGCCAGTGATTGAGACTCCGGTCGTCGAGGCACCTGCGGTAACCGAAGCGCCAGCTCCGGTGGTTGAAGCGCCGGCTCCGGTCAGCGCCCTGACGCCAAGCGGTCGCGCACCGAACGATCCACGTGAAGTGCGTCGTCGCAAGCGTGAAGAAGAGCGTCTGCAGAAGGAAGCCGAACTGGCGGCCGCTGCTGCTCCGGCTGCCGAACCAGTCGTTGCTGCTGAAGTGGTCGAGGCAGCTCCTGCCGCGGTCGCTGAAGAAGCATCGGTTGAAGCGGTGATTGCCGAAGCACCACGCTCCGTTCAGGACGCGGTCGAGCAACGCGAAGAAGCCGAGGAAAAAGAACACGAGCCTAAACCCCTCGTGTGA
- a CDS encoding XdhC family protein has protein sequence MDSVDLNVLRSVLEWRRAGQRVVLFSVVQTWGTAPRSPGAMLALREDGVVIGSVSGGCVEDDLIARLHDGRIAADGPPVQMITYGVTREEAARFGLPCGGTLRLTEERVGDPTWVAELLQRCEDHQIVARELNIDTGEVRLASATKSDSLVFDGKILRAIYGPRWRLLLIGAGQLSRYVAEMARLLDFEVLICDPRTEFVYGWEEQHGRFVPGMPDDAVLNIQTDERTAIVALTHDPRLDDMALLTALDSPAFYVGALGSRVNSLKRRENLAQLGLSQASIDRLHGPIGLHIGSHSPAEIALSLLAEIVAIKNGVELKQKKPLEGA, from the coding sequence ATGGATAGCGTCGATCTCAACGTTTTGCGCAGCGTGCTGGAATGGCGCCGCGCCGGGCAGCGGGTGGTGCTGTTCAGTGTGGTGCAGACCTGGGGCACCGCGCCGCGGTCGCCCGGCGCCATGCTCGCCTTGCGCGAGGATGGCGTAGTCATCGGTTCGGTGTCGGGCGGGTGTGTCGAGGATGACCTGATCGCCCGATTGCACGATGGCCGCATCGCCGCTGATGGCCCGCCTGTGCAGATGATTACCTATGGCGTGACCCGCGAGGAGGCCGCGCGTTTTGGCCTGCCCTGTGGTGGCACGCTGCGCTTGACCGAAGAGCGCGTCGGCGATCCGACGTGGGTCGCCGAACTGCTGCAACGCTGTGAAGACCACCAAATTGTTGCTCGTGAGCTGAATATCGACACCGGCGAAGTGCGACTCGCGTCCGCGACCAAATCCGATTCGCTGGTGTTCGACGGCAAGATTCTGCGAGCGATTTACGGCCCGCGCTGGCGCCTGTTGTTGATCGGCGCTGGGCAGCTGTCGCGTTATGTTGCAGAGATGGCGCGGCTGCTGGATTTCGAAGTGCTGATCTGCGATCCGCGCACCGAGTTTGTGTATGGTTGGGAAGAGCAGCACGGCCGTTTTGTTCCGGGGATGCCGGATGACGCGGTGTTGAACATCCAGACCGACGAGCGCACGGCGATCGTCGCTTTGACCCACGATCCACGGCTGGACGACATGGCCCTGCTCACCGCGCTGGATTCGCCAGCGTTCTACGTCGGCGCGCTCGGTTCGCGGGTCAACAGTCTGAAGCGCCGGGAAAACCTGGCTCAGCTAGGCTTGTCTCAAGCGTCGATTGATCGCTTGCACGGTCCGATCGGTTTGCACATCGGTAGTCATTCGCCAGCTGAAATCGCCTTGTCGCTGCTCGCGGAAATCGTGGCGATCAAGAATGGCGTGGAGTTGAAGCAGAAAAAACCACTGGAGGGCGCATGA
- a CDS encoding Trm112 family protein, producing MDTKLLDILACPICKGPLKLSADKTELISKGAGLAYPIRDGIPVMLESEARTLTTDERLDK from the coding sequence ATGGACACCAAATTGCTCGACATCCTCGCGTGCCCAATTTGCAAAGGCCCGCTCAAACTCAGCGCCGACAAGACCGAACTGATCAGCAAGGGCGCCGGCCTGGCATACCCGATCCGCGATGGCATCCCGGTGATGCTGGAAAGCGAAGCGCGCACCCTGACCACTGACGAGCGTCTGGATAAATGA
- a CDS encoding nucleotidyltransferase family protein — translation MSRSIAVIVLAAGEGNRFRQIAGPDKDKLLADCTGRDGAVRSVIEHVLVNLPVSLDTRVLVTTEARPQAMRMAQAYGCDVVSIESTGMGDSIAAGVAACPEADGWLIVLGDMPFILPSSIERVVAAMADDAVSVPVLNGEFGHPVGFGRSFGAQLQALTGDRGARPLFAQGRVVEVAVEDPGVLWDIDVPDALIFT, via the coding sequence ATGAGTCGATCCATCGCAGTGATTGTATTGGCGGCAGGCGAGGGCAACCGCTTTCGCCAGATCGCAGGGCCAGACAAAGACAAATTGCTGGCTGACTGCACAGGGCGTGACGGCGCGGTACGTTCGGTGATCGAGCATGTGCTGGTGAACTTGCCGGTCAGCCTCGATACTCGCGTGCTGGTCACGACCGAGGCGCGACCACAGGCGATGCGCATGGCCCAAGCCTACGGTTGTGACGTGGTGTCCATCGAGTCGACCGGTATGGGCGACAGCATTGCCGCCGGCGTCGCCGCTTGTCCGGAGGCCGATGGCTGGTTGATTGTGCTGGGGGATATGCCGTTTATCCTGCCGTCGAGTATCGAGCGGGTGGTCGCGGCGATGGCTGATGACGCGGTGAGCGTGCCAGTGCTGAATGGCGAGTTCGGCCACCCGGTGGGATTTGGTCGTTCGTTTGGCGCGCAATTGCAGGCGCTGACGGGTGATCGTGGTGCTCGGCCGTTGTTTGCGCAGGGACGGGTGGTGGAAGTGGCGGTGGAGGATCCTGGGGTGCTGTGGGATATCGATGTGCCTGATGCGTTGATTTTCACATAA
- the kdsB gene encoding 3-deoxy-manno-octulosonate cytidylyltransferase has product MTTAFTVVIPSRFASTRLPGKPLLDIAGKPMIQHVWEQASKSSATRVVVATDDARIVEACERFGAEVVLTREDHNSGTDRLAEVAAKLGLAPDAIVVNVQGDEPLIPPSVIDQVAANLAAHAEARMATLAEPIEDVETLFNPNVVKVVSDINGLALTFSRATLPWARDAFAKSREQLPDGVPYRRHIGIYAYRAGFLHDFVNWGPCWLENTESLEQLRALWHGVRIHVADALIAPPTGVDTVEDLERVRRLLEA; this is encoded by the coding sequence ATGACCACCGCCTTCACCGTAGTCATTCCGTCGCGTTTCGCCTCGACCCGTTTGCCCGGCAAGCCGTTGCTGGATATCGCCGGCAAGCCGATGATCCAGCACGTCTGGGAACAGGCGAGCAAAAGCAGCGCCACTCGCGTGGTGGTTGCTACAGATGACGCGCGCATCGTCGAGGCGTGCGAACGCTTTGGCGCCGAAGTGGTGCTGACCCGTGAGGATCACAACTCCGGGACCGATCGTCTGGCCGAAGTCGCAGCCAAACTCGGCCTTGCGCCCGACGCGATCGTGGTCAATGTGCAGGGCGATGAGCCGTTGATCCCACCGAGCGTGATCGATCAGGTCGCGGCCAATCTGGCTGCACACGCCGAAGCGCGCATGGCCACTCTTGCTGAGCCGATCGAAGATGTCGAGACGCTGTTCAACCCGAACGTCGTCAAGGTCGTCAGCGACATCAATGGTCTGGCGCTGACGTTCAGCCGCGCCACCTTGCCGTGGGCCCGCGATGCATTCGCCAAGAGCCGCGAGCAATTGCCGGACGGCGTGCCGTATCGTCGTCACATCGGCATTTATGCCTACCGCGCCGGGTTCCTGCACGACTTCGTCAACTGGGGGCCGTGCTGGCTGGAAAACACCGAATCCCTCGAGCAACTGCGTGCGCTGTGGCACGGCGTGCGGATACATGTGGCCGATGCGCTGATCGCGCCGCCGACCGGCGTCGATACCGTTGAAGACCTCGAGCGCGTTCGTCGCCTGCTGGAGGCTTGA
- a CDS encoding (2Fe-2S)-binding protein, translating to MITLKLNGQDHSLDVTEDMPLLWAIRDVAGYNGTKFGCGMGLCGACTIHIDGLPARSCITPIGSVVGQNVTTIDNLHADPVGQVVQQAWLDSAVAQCGFCQGGQIMSATALLKTNPNPSDEQIEEAMVGNICRCGTYNRIKTAIRQASSHLKEVKA from the coding sequence ATGATTACCCTGAAGCTAAACGGTCAAGACCACTCCCTCGATGTCACTGAAGACATGCCGCTGTTATGGGCGATTCGTGATGTCGCCGGTTACAACGGCACCAAATTCGGTTGCGGCATGGGCCTGTGTGGCGCTTGTACGATCCATATCGATGGCTTGCCGGCGCGCAGTTGCATCACCCCGATCGGTTCGGTCGTCGGGCAGAACGTGACCACCATCGACAATCTGCACGCTGACCCGGTCGGGCAAGTGGTTCAGCAGGCCTGGCTCGATAGCGCTGTGGCGCAGTGCGGGTTCTGTCAGGGCGGGCAGATCATGTCGGCCACGGCGTTGTTGAAAACCAATCCGAACCCGAGCGACGAGCAAATCGAAGAAGCCATGGTCGGCAATATCTGCCGCTGCGGCACCTACAACCGGATCAAAACCGCGATTCGCCAAGCCTCCAGTCACCTCAAGGAGGTGAAGGCATGA
- a CDS encoding xanthine dehydrogenase family protein molybdopterin-binding subunit, translating to MSRVPNDFALSNLSRRGFLKGVGATSALVLAASWGWHDALAEDAPKKFGADGMPNGWIDDPKVYVSIAADGSVTVVCNRSEMGQGVRTSLSMVVADELEADWAQVKVQQAPGDEVRFGNQDTDGSRSMRHWYEPMRRCGAAARTMLEQAAAAQWKVPVGECHAQLHKVIHKPSGRELGYGELAAAASALAVPARDSLRLKQPSEFRYIGKEGSKAIDGVDIVNGRAIYGADVHFDGMLYATIARPAVYGGKVKSLDDSAALKVPGVLKVLQIEGRPLPSEFQPLGGVAVVASNTWAAIKGREALKIEWDDGPNASYDSIAYRKELEAASLTPGKVVRNTGDIDKALSGAASTLEASYYLPHLAQAPMEPMVAIARFKDGVCEAWAPSQAPQVTRERIAERLGVAFEKVTFNVTLLGGGFGRKSKPDFVVEAAILAKEFPGKAVRVQWTREDDIHNSYFHTVSAEYLKASVDNNGMPSGWLHRTVAPSITALFAPNMNHEAAFELGMGFTNMAYAIPNVRLENPEAKVHTRVGWYRSVSNIPHGFAIQSFVDELAHNAGEDPLKYQIKLLGPDRQIDPRTLSEEWNYGESPERYPIDTGRMRTVLETAAKAAGWGRKLPKGRGLGLAVHYSFVTYVAAVIEVEVKDDGSLIVHKADIAVDCGPQINPERIRSQFEGACVMGLGNAVLGEISFKDGKVQQDNFHMYEVARMSLAPKEVAVHLVTPPGDVPLGGVGEPGVPPIAPALCNAIFAATGKRIRDLPVRYQLQGWQKTEA from the coding sequence ATGAGCCGCGTCCCGAATGATTTCGCCCTGAGCAATCTCAGCCGCCGTGGCTTTCTCAAAGGCGTTGGCGCTACCAGCGCGCTGGTCCTCGCCGCGAGCTGGGGCTGGCACGATGCGCTGGCCGAAGACGCACCGAAAAAATTTGGCGCCGACGGCATGCCCAACGGCTGGATCGATGATCCCAAGGTTTACGTGAGCATTGCCGCCGATGGCAGCGTCACCGTGGTGTGCAACCGTTCGGAGATGGGCCAGGGCGTCCGCACCAGCCTGAGCATGGTCGTCGCCGATGAGCTGGAAGCCGACTGGGCGCAGGTCAAAGTGCAGCAGGCGCCGGGTGACGAAGTGCGCTTCGGCAACCAGGACACCGACGGCTCGCGCAGCATGCGTCACTGGTACGAGCCGATGCGCCGTTGCGGCGCGGCGGCACGAACCATGCTCGAGCAGGCCGCCGCTGCGCAGTGGAAAGTGCCGGTGGGCGAATGCCATGCGCAACTGCACAAAGTCATCCACAAACCGTCCGGTCGTGAGCTGGGCTATGGCGAGCTTGCCGCTGCCGCCAGTGCGTTGGCGGTACCGGCACGTGACAGTCTGCGCCTCAAGCAGCCGTCGGAATTTCGCTACATCGGCAAGGAAGGCAGCAAAGCCATCGACGGTGTCGACATCGTCAATGGCCGCGCGATCTACGGTGCGGATGTGCATTTCGACGGCATGCTCTACGCCACCATTGCTCGCCCGGCGGTCTATGGCGGCAAGGTCAAAAGCCTCGACGACAGCGCGGCATTGAAAGTCCCCGGCGTGCTCAAAGTGCTGCAGATCGAAGGCCGGCCGTTGCCATCGGAGTTTCAGCCATTGGGTGGCGTGGCGGTGGTCGCCAGCAATACCTGGGCGGCGATCAAGGGCCGTGAAGCGTTGAAAATCGAATGGGACGATGGCCCGAATGCCAGCTATGACTCGATCGCCTATCGCAAGGAGCTCGAAGCCGCGTCGCTGACACCTGGCAAAGTCGTGCGCAATACCGGTGACATCGACAAAGCCCTGAGCGGCGCCGCCAGCACCCTCGAAGCGTCGTATTACCTGCCGCACCTGGCCCAGGCACCGATGGAACCGATGGTCGCGATTGCCCGTTTCAAGGACGGCGTTTGCGAAGCCTGGGCGCCCAGTCAGGCGCCGCAGGTCACCCGGGAGCGCATTGCCGAACGATTGGGCGTGGCGTTCGAGAAGGTGACGTTCAACGTGACGTTGCTCGGCGGCGGGTTCGGACGTAAGTCGAAACCGGATTTTGTGGTTGAGGCGGCGATTCTCGCCAAGGAGTTTCCCGGCAAGGCTGTGCGGGTGCAGTGGACGCGGGAAGACGACATCCACAACTCGTATTTCCATACCGTGTCGGCTGAATATCTGAAGGCCAGTGTCGACAACAACGGCATGCCGTCCGGCTGGCTGCATCGCACCGTGGCACCGAGCATCACCGCGTTGTTCGCGCCGAACATGAATCATGAGGCAGCGTTCGAGCTGGGCATGGGCTTCACCAACATGGCCTACGCGATTCCCAATGTGCGTCTGGAAAACCCTGAGGCGAAGGTGCACACGCGGGTTGGCTGGTATCGCTCGGTGTCGAACATTCCCCACGGTTTCGCCATCCAGAGTTTTGTCGATGAGTTGGCGCACAATGCTGGCGAAGATCCGCTCAAGTATCAGATCAAGCTGCTTGGCCCGGATCGGCAGATCGACCCACGCACCTTGAGCGAAGAATGGAATTACGGCGAATCGCCCGAGCGCTATCCGATCGACACCGGGCGTATGCGTACAGTGCTGGAAACCGCCGCGAAAGCTGCCGGCTGGGGACGCAAACTGCCCAAGGGTCGAGGTCTGGGCCTGGCGGTGCATTACAGCTTCGTCACCTATGTGGCGGCAGTGATCGAAGTCGAGGTCAAGGACGACGGTTCGCTGATCGTGCACAAGGCCGACATCGCCGTGGACTGCGGGCCGCAGATCAACCCTGAGCGCATCCGTTCGCAGTTCGAAGGCGCGTGCGTGATGGGTCTGGGCAACGCGGTACTGGGCGAAATCAGCTTCAAGGACGGCAAGGTTCAGCAGGACAACTTCCATATGTACGAAGTCGCGCGCATGTCGCTCGCACCGAAGGAAGTGGCGGTGCATCTGGTCACTCCGCCGGGCGACGTACCATTGGGCGGCGTCGGTGAGCCGGGTGTGCCGCCGATTGCGCCGGCGCTGTGCAACGCGATTTTCGCCGCCACCGGCAAGCGTATTCGTGATCTGCCGGTGCGTTATCAGTTGCAGGGCTGGCAGAAGACGGAGGCGTGA